One region of uncultured Sulfurimonas sp. genomic DNA includes:
- the gatC gene encoding Asp-tRNA(Asn)/Glu-tRNA(Gln) amidotransferase subunit GatC yields MQVDDALLAKLEKLSFLKISDDKREEIKEQLSEIVSFVDNLSELNTDGVDDNFAMSDKGTFTREDTPSCDKNINEEILKHAPLSADNFFIVPKIIE; encoded by the coding sequence ATGCAAGTAGATGACGCGTTATTGGCTAAATTAGAAAAACTATCGTTTTTAAAAATCTCTGATGATAAAAGAGAAGAAATCAAAGAACAACTCTCAGAAATTGTAAGTTTTGTTGATAATTTAAGCGAATTAAATACTGATGGTGTTGATGATAATTTTGCTATGAGCGATAAGGGAACTTTTACTAGAGAAGATACTCCATCATGTGACAAAAATATCAATGAAGAGATACTAAAACACGCACCTCTTAGTGCTGATAACTTCTTTATAGTTCCAAAAATTATAGAGTAA
- a CDS encoding sulfite exporter TauE/SafE family protein yields METVNILTIISIAFLGSFGHCIGMCGGIVLAYSTIKIEPKSSKVSQGVSHLLYSFGRVFTYTILGAMFGALGGVVTFSNNANGIMLIIAGVAMVLAGLSLLGKIKFLTLVEHSFSSSSIYKNAFKKVLNSKSNMSFFILGMLNGLLPCGFVYFFAITAASTADPFYGALVMAIFGLSTIPAMFGLGFLASLTSATSFRNMMMSLASIAVILYGAYTIYSGYDYISNPSKTLTDCHN; encoded by the coding sequence ATGGAAACAGTTAATATATTAACAATTATAAGCATTGCATTTTTAGGTTCATTTGGTCACTGCATTGGTATGTGCGGTGGTATTGTACTTGCATATTCAACTATTAAGATAGAGCCAAAAAGTTCTAAAGTTTCACAAGGTGTATCACACTTACTTTACTCTTTTGGTAGAGTATTTACTTACACTATATTGGGCGCTATGTTTGGTGCACTTGGTGGGGTAGTTACTTTTTCAAACAACGCAAATGGTATTATGCTTATAATCGCTGGTGTAGCTATGGTTTTAGCTGGACTTTCTCTTTTGGGGAAAATCAAATTTTTAACTTTAGTTGAACACTCTTTTTCTTCTTCATCAATATATAAAAATGCATTTAAAAAAGTTTTAAATTCAAAATCAAATATGAGTTTTTTTATTCTTGGGATGCTAAATGGTTTACTTCCTTGTGGATTTGTTTATTTTTTCGCTATTACAGCTGCTAGTACGGCTGATCCTTTTTATGGTGCTTTGGTTATGGCTATATTTGGTTTAAGTACTATACCTGCAATGTTTGGGCTTGGGTTTTTAGCTTCATTAACATCTGCTACAAGCTTTAGAAATATGATGATGAGTCTTGCATCTATTGCAGTTATTCTTTATGGAGCATATACTATTTATAGTGGTTATGACTATATTTCTAATCCAAGTAAAACATTAACAGATTGTCATAACTGA
- a CDS encoding HD domain-containing protein — protein sequence MQNEWHQHGVLLHTLRVTYYTIKAKDYKLITAALLHDIGKPFCAFKKDEDDVKYGEYSFTDHEEASYQLIKNCSFISEHTKNIVRYHYLIRDIKKSKKENYKRYIDKKNTWESLSESMHKELERFLIYDDLGKGKKRR from the coding sequence ATGCAAAATGAGTGGCATCAGCATGGAGTTTTACTTCACACACTTAGGGTAACTTACTATACTATTAAAGCTAAAGATTACAAGTTAATTACAGCTGCGCTTTTGCATGATATAGGAAAACCATTTTGTGCATTTAAAAAAGATGAAGATGATGTAAAGTATGGTGAGTATAGTTTTACAGATCATGAAGAAGCGAGTTACCAACTTATAAAAAATTGCTCGTTTATAAGTGAGCACACAAAAAATATAGTTCGATATCACTATTTGATACGAGATATAAAAAAGAGTAAAAAAGAAAATTACAAAAGATATATAGATAAAAAAAATACTTGGGAATCTTTGAGTGAAAGTATGCATAAAGAGTTGGAGAGATTTTTGATTTATGATGATTTGGGTAAGGGTAAAAAAAGAAGATAA
- a CDS encoding type IV pilus twitching motility protein PilT, with protein sequence MSDTEEVKKAIDIKKLLKSVLAYGSSDLHLVVGSEPQIRIDKELRPLNLAVLGAKEIEEMAYSLIEDKQKKIFEDINELDFSFELKNIGRFRANYYRTIGGIACAFRMIPIDIPTLDDYGNPPIFKELVKREKGLILVTGPTGSGKSTTLASMLHEINLTERRHIITVEDPVEFVHKNIKSLFSQRDVGNDTASFAAALKFALRQDPDIILIGEMRDAETIGAALTAAETGHLVFGTLHTNSAPGTINRIIDVFDGEEQSQIRAQLASSLIAVISQTLIPRVGGGKVATQEILITNPAVQNQIREDKIHQIYSQMQLNQKETNMTTQTQELLELLQKRIITKENALKNSNRPEELMKMIGGL encoded by the coding sequence ATGAGTGATACAGAAGAAGTTAAAAAAGCGATTGATATAAAAAAACTTTTAAAGAGTGTTTTAGCTTATGGTTCAAGTGATTTACACCTTGTAGTAGGTAGCGAACCACAAATCAGAATAGATAAAGAACTTCGTCCTTTAAATCTTGCTGTTTTAGGAGCTAAAGAAATAGAGGAAATGGCTTATTCGCTCATAGAAGATAAGCAGAAAAAAATATTTGAAGATATTAATGAACTTGACTTTTCTTTTGAGTTAAAGAATATAGGTCGTTTTCGTGCAAACTATTACCGTACTATTGGTGGAATTGCTTGTGCTTTTCGTATGATTCCCATTGATATTCCTACTTTAGATGACTATGGTAATCCTCCTATATTTAAAGAATTGGTAAAAAGGGAAAAAGGTCTTATTTTAGTTACTGGACCAACTGGTAGTGGTAAGTCAACAACACTTGCATCTATGCTTCACGAAATCAACCTAACTGAAAGACGACATATTATTACTGTTGAAGATCCTGTTGAGTTTGTTCATAAAAATATCAAATCTCTCTTCTCACAAAGAGATGTAGGAAATGACACCGCTTCTTTTGCTGCTGCACTCAAATTTGCATTAAGACAAGATCCAGATATTATACTTATTGGGGAGATGAGAGATGCTGAAACTATAGGTGCAGCTCTTACCGCAGCTGAAACAGGTCACTTAGTTTTTGGAACACTTCATACAAACTCTGCACCTGGAACCATTAACCGTATTATTGATGTTTTTGATGGAGAAGAACAGTCGCAAATTCGAGCACAATTAGCATCTTCACTTATAGCTGTAATCTCTCAAACTCTTATTCCAAGAGTTGGTGGAGGAAAAGTTGCAACTCAAGAAATACTTATAACAAACCCAGCTGTTCAAAATCAAATAAGAGAAGATAAGATTCATCAAATTTATTCTCAAATGCAACTAAATCAAAAAGAAACAAATATGACTACTCAAACTCAAGAGTTGCTAGAACTACTTCAAAAAAGAATTATAACTAAAGAAAATGCTCTCAAAAACTCTAACAGACCTGAAGAACTTATGAAGATGATAGGAGGGCTTTAA
- a CDS encoding EAL domain-containing protein has translation MQNYLSKVAVDSIYDNSKSGIIGHLVVLFLISLLFWNKMDGMVVIFGVASHIFLITRRAYLRYSYFKIRDTLNNLDEINSWMHKYRRCMFFSGLAFGLLPFFQNLSVEYHFLILMTLIGLSAGGLYSLGNIFSIYLSYILAMLIMPLIWMLLQNGYIYNLGAISIVVALYYYISMAKRYADNFNQTIIDKYNVSSYIKKQEQLQKKLLKQKEALEHQATHDSLTGLANRTLFNDRLNQSIQKAKRNKSKIALFFIDLDHFKEINDSLGHQVGDEVLKVVAARLESVIRKEDTLARLSGDEFTVILEDIKNIEHVIAFSQKILTILLEAISINHQDMYLTNSIGISLYPEDSTDARNLLKYADTAMYKAKTEGRNNFQFYSKDMTELALERVVMLANLKQAIKNNEFLVYYQPQIDASNKKLIGVEALVRWNHPELGLVSPAKFIPIAEDTGLIIDIDNIVMKIAIKQVSEWYKNGLNPGMLSLNLAMKQLKNDEYISTLKEVIKINSFKIQWLELEITEGDVMQKPKESIVKLKEISNLGVKIAIDDFGTGYSSLSYLKKLPIDKLKIDQSFIRDIPGDEDDDAIVKAVIAISKSLNLDVIAEGVETKEQEDFILENGCTKVQGYYYSKPLSAFEMQEMLENF, from the coding sequence ATGCAAAATTATTTATCTAAAGTGGCAGTAGACTCTATCTACGACAACTCTAAAAGTGGTATCATAGGTCATCTTGTGGTACTTTTTTTGATCTCTCTTTTATTTTGGAATAAAATGGATGGGATGGTTGTTATTTTTGGAGTAGCTTCGCACATTTTTCTTATTACAAGACGTGCTTATCTTCGTTATTCATATTTTAAAATTAGAGATACTCTTAACAATTTAGATGAAATCAACTCTTGGATGCATAAATATAGAAGATGTATGTTCTTTAGTGGCTTAGCATTTGGGTTGCTTCCTTTTTTTCAAAACCTTTCAGTTGAGTATCATTTTTTAATATTGATGACTCTTATAGGACTTAGTGCAGGTGGTTTATACTCACTAGGAAATATTTTTAGTATTTATCTTTCTTATATATTGGCAATGTTAATTATGCCTTTGATATGGATGTTGCTACAAAATGGTTACATATATAATCTTGGCGCTATCTCTATTGTTGTAGCACTTTATTATTATATATCTATGGCAAAAAGGTATGCTGATAATTTTAACCAAACTATAATAGATAAATACAATGTTTCAAGCTACATTAAAAAACAAGAGCAGTTGCAAAAAAAGCTCTTAAAACAAAAAGAAGCATTAGAGCATCAGGCTACTCATGACTCTCTAACAGGTCTTGCAAACCGTACATTATTTAATGATAGATTAAATCAAAGTATTCAAAAAGCTAAAAGAAACAAGAGCAAAATAGCACTCTTTTTTATTGATTTAGACCATTTTAAAGAGATAAATGACTCTCTTGGACATCAAGTAGGTGATGAAGTTTTAAAAGTTGTGGCAGCTAGATTAGAGTCAGTTATTCGTAAAGAAGATACACTTGCACGTCTTAGTGGAGATGAATTTACTGTTATTTTAGAAGATATAAAAAATATAGAGCACGTTATTGCTTTTTCTCAAAAGATTTTAACAATACTTTTGGAGGCTATTTCTATTAATCACCAAGATATGTATCTTACAAATAGCATAGGAATAAGTTTATATCCAGAAGATTCTACAGATGCTAGAAACCTTTTAAAGTATGCAGATACAGCCATGTATAAAGCAAAAACAGAAGGTAGAAATAACTTTCAATTTTACTCTAAAGACATGACAGAGTTAGCTTTAGAGAGAGTTGTTATGTTAGCTAATCTAAAACAAGCAATAAAGAACAATGAATTTTTGGTTTATTATCAACCACAAATAGATGCTAGCAATAAAAAACTTATAGGAGTAGAAGCTTTAGTTAGATGGAATCATCCTGAACTAGGTTTAGTCTCTCCTGCAAAGTTTATTCCTATAGCTGAAGACACAGGTTTAATCATAGATATAGACAATATAGTTATGAAAATTGCCATAAAACAAGTTAGTGAGTGGTATAAAAATGGTTTAAATCCTGGAATGTTATCTTTAAACTTGGCAATGAAGCAGTTAAAAAATGATGAATATATATCGACTTTAAAAGAAGTTATAAAAATAAATAGTTTTAAAATTCAATGGCTTGAATTGGAAATTACTGAAGGCGATGTAATGCAAAAACCAAAAGAATCTATAGTAAAACTTAAAGAGATAAGTAATCTCGGTGTTAAAATAGCTATAGATGATTTTGGAACAGGTTATTCATCACTTTCATATCTAAAAAAATTACCTATAGATAAATTAAAAATAGATCAATCCTTTATACGAGATATCCCAGGTGATGAAGATGATGATGCTATAGTAAAAGCAGTTATAGCAATATCCAAGAGCTTAAATCTTGATGTAATTGCTGAGGGTGTTGAGACTAAAGAACAAGAAGATTTTATCTTAGAAAATGGATGTACTAAAGTGCAGGGGTATTATTATTCAAAACCATTAAGTGCTTTTGAGATGCAAGAGATGCTTGAAAATTTTTAA
- a CDS encoding tyrosine-type recombinase/integrase — translation MNISHLSNELEAFLEYISVTRALSKKSVSAYRSDLLSIENELHSPLIKLESNKVLSILSKYKNKRTLNRKLSALNAFFDFCYKSHFSQEHTKYKFAKIPKLLPKFLSYSEIKNSLLLIDRSSWLGLRDYALIMFLFASGARISECLALRAEDMEDGWLHIRHAKGDKERIVPIAKIAIDAINIYLNEKPKDSEFVWCNYKGDPLSRISAYKITQKYLGVSPHVLRHSYATSLISGGADLRVVQELLGHVSLLTTQIYTHIQKQDLKETVEVCHPLS, via the coding sequence ATGAATATATCTCACTTGAGCAATGAACTAGAAGCTTTTTTAGAATATATAAGCGTTACACGAGCACTTAGTAAAAAAAGTGTTTCAGCTTATAGAAGTGATCTCTTGTCTATAGAGAATGAGCTTCACTCTCCTCTTATAAAACTTGAGTCAAATAAAGTTTTATCCATTTTATCAAAATATAAAAACAAAAGAACACTAAATAGAAAACTATCAGCATTAAATGCATTTTTTGATTTTTGTTATAAAAGTCATTTTTCTCAAGAACATACAAAGTATAAATTTGCAAAGATTCCAAAACTTCTTCCAAAATTTTTATCTTACTCAGAAATTAAAAACTCTCTTTTATTAATAGACAGAAGCTCATGGTTGGGTCTTCGTGATTACGCTCTTATAATGTTTTTATTTGCATCTGGAGCAAGAATAAGTGAATGTTTGGCTTTAAGAGCAGAAGATATGGAAGATGGATGGCTTCACATCAGACATGCAAAGGGTGATAAAGAGAGGATAGTGCCAATAGCAAAAATAGCAATAGATGCTATAAATATATATTTAAATGAAAAACCAAAAGATAGTGAATTTGTTTGGTGTAACTATAAAGGAGATCCTCTTAGTAGAATCTCAGCTTATAAAATTACACAGAAGTATTTGGGAGTTTCACCTCACGTTTTAAGACATTCATACGCCACTTCTCTTATAAGCGGTGGAGCAGATCTTAGAGTCGTGCAAGAGTTGCTTGGTCATGTATCTCTTTTAACTACACAAATATATACTCATATACAAAAGCAAGATTTAAAAGAGACTGTAGAAGTTTGTCACCCTTTATCATAA
- the polA gene encoding DNA polymerase I has protein sequence MAKMVTIIDTFGFFFRSFYALPQHLKNKDGFPTGLLTGFTNFISTLQKQHDSDYIIFAIDTKGNTFRNDIDANYKANRSAPPEELTMQLPIAIEWIEKMGYKTLGREGFEADDMIASVVKHAKDMSYDVRVVSHDKDLYQLIDDGKVVVVDAIKRKSMDEELCFEKYGVTPAQFIDYQSILGDSADNVPGVKGIGKVGAEKLLKEFKTLDGIYENIQLIKGATQKKLLESKESAYMSKQLVTLRDDILDEFDFEEYKMDIEHPFLNIYDELVKYDQNAILRVLHAKNMVSQEVQEEAVLRVEEVKESKNLDFKTILITDVLELEKALSFLTPETIVAFDTETTGLDYDKDKLVGFSFSFNDKEAYYVPFAHFYLGVPDQVSFEKATDAIKKIFNSKVVGHNIKFDLHFVTRFLNENNLNIYADSMVLAWLINPESALGLDKLSDKLLNHTMIPFKDTVKKGETFASVELEDASKYAAEDAYITLKLFNLFNDTLKLQSAEHLIEESQKVEVPFVGTLLNMEKEGIKVDIEFLEEFLVEVKETLLNLTKTIHTLAGSEFNINSTKQLGIVLFEHLGLPVGKKTKTGYSTDEKVLNSLTDKHEIISHLLEYREVYKLYSTYIEPLLKLAKEDEHSRIHTSFVQTGTATGRLSSKNPNLQNIPARTALGLKIREAFVASEGKKLIGIDYSQIELRLLAHFSQDAVLVDAFKADKDIHLQTAIKLFGEEEAPTKRAVAKTVNFGLLYGMGQKKLSDTLGITTKEAKEIIEKYFESFPTVKTYFRSIVDSSKENGYVETLLKRRRYFDYENASAMFRAAYDRESVNSVFQGSASDLIKLSMNKIAKVIKDENLDAKMLLQIHDELIFEVDASKAEMLGDKFKDIMQSIYELNIPLKATMNIGNNWGQLK, from the coding sequence ATGGCTAAAATGGTTACAATCATAGATACATTTGGTTTTTTCTTTCGTAGTTTTTATGCACTTCCACAACATTTAAAAAACAAAGATGGCTTTCCAACAGGACTTTTAACTGGTTTTACAAACTTTATCTCAACTCTTCAAAAACAACACGATAGCGATTATATTATTTTTGCTATAGATACAAAAGGTAATACTTTTAGAAATGATATAGATGCAAACTATAAAGCAAATCGTAGTGCACCACCTGAAGAACTTACTATGCAGTTGCCAATAGCAATTGAGTGGATAGAAAAAATGGGTTACAAAACACTTGGTAGAGAGGGCTTTGAAGCTGATGATATGATTGCAAGTGTTGTAAAACATGCAAAAGATATGTCTTATGATGTGCGCGTTGTTTCTCATGATAAAGATCTTTATCAACTTATAGATGATGGTAAAGTTGTTGTTGTGGATGCTATTAAGCGTAAAAGCATGGATGAAGAGTTGTGCTTTGAAAAATATGGTGTTACTCCTGCTCAATTTATAGATTATCAGTCTATTTTAGGTGATAGTGCTGATAATGTTCCCGGTGTAAAAGGTATAGGTAAGGTTGGTGCTGAAAAACTTTTAAAAGAGTTTAAAACATTAGATGGAATTTATGAAAATATACAACTCATTAAAGGTGCGACTCAAAAGAAACTTTTAGAATCAAAAGAGAGTGCTTATATGTCAAAGCAACTTGTAACACTAAGAGATGATATCTTAGATGAGTTTGACTTTGAAGAGTATAAAATGGATATTGAACATCCGTTTTTAAATATTTATGATGAACTTGTAAAGTATGATCAAAATGCCATATTAAGAGTTCTCCATGCTAAAAATATGGTTTCTCAAGAAGTACAAGAAGAAGCAGTTCTTAGAGTAGAAGAGGTTAAAGAGAGTAAAAATCTAGACTTTAAAACTATTTTGATAACAGATGTTCTAGAGTTAGAAAAAGCTTTAAGTTTTTTAACTCCAGAAACTATTGTCGCTTTTGATACGGAGACTACAGGGCTTGATTATGATAAAGATAAACTAGTAGGTTTTAGTTTTTCTTTTAATGATAAAGAGGCTTATTATGTTCCTTTTGCTCACTTTTACTTGGGTGTGCCAGATCAAGTTAGTTTTGAAAAAGCAACAGATGCAATCAAAAAGATTTTTAACTCAAAAGTTGTAGGACACAATATAAAGTTCGATCTTCATTTTGTAACTAGATTTTTAAATGAAAACAATCTTAATATTTATGCTGATAGCATGGTTTTAGCATGGCTTATAAATCCTGAGAGTGCATTAGGACTTGATAAACTCTCAGATAAACTTTTAAACCATACTATGATACCTTTTAAAGATACTGTAAAAAAAGGTGAAACATTTGCAAGTGTTGAACTAGAAGATGCTAGCAAATATGCGGCTGAAGATGCTTACATAACTCTAAAGTTGTTTAATCTTTTTAACGATACATTAAAACTTCAAAGTGCTGAGCATCTCATAGAAGAGTCACAAAAAGTAGAAGTTCCTTTTGTAGGCACTCTTTTAAACATGGAAAAAGAGGGTATTAAAGTAGATATAGAGTTTTTAGAAGAGTTTTTAGTTGAAGTAAAAGAGACTCTTTTGAACCTTACTAAGACAATTCATACTTTAGCTGGAAGTGAGTTTAACATCAACTCTACGAAACAACTTGGCATAGTGCTTTTTGAACATCTTGGTCTTCCTGTTGGTAAGAAAACAAAAACTGGTTACTCAACAGATGAGAAAGTTTTAAACTCTTTAACAGATAAGCATGAAATCATCTCTCATCTATTGGAATATCGTGAAGTTTATAAACTTTATTCTACATATATAGAGCCACTTTTAAAATTAGCAAAAGAAGATGAACATTCTCGCATCCACACTTCATTTGTTCAAACGGGAACAGCTACAGGAAGACTTAGCTCAAAAAATCCAAACCTTCAAAATATACCTGCTAGAACTGCTTTAGGCCTAAAAATAAGAGAGGCATTTGTAGCATCTGAGGGCAAAAAACTTATCGGAATAGATTACTCGCAAATTGAACTTAGACTTCTAGCTCACTTCTCACAAGATGCTGTTTTAGTAGATGCATTTAAAGCGGATAAAGATATTCACTTGCAAACTGCTATAAAACTATTTGGCGAAGAAGAAGCACCTACAAAAAGGGCAGTTGCTAAGACTGTAAATTTTGGACTTCTTTATGGAATGGGACAGAAAAAACTCTCAGATACTCTTGGCATCACAACAAAAGAGGCAAAAGAGATTATAGAGAAGTATTTTGAGTCATTTCCAACTGTAAAGACTTACTTTCGCTCTATAGTAGATAGTTCTAAAGAGAATGGTTATGTAGAGACTTTGCTTAAAAGACGAAGATATTTTGACTATGAAAATGCTTCTGCTATGTTTAGAGCAGCCTATGATAGAGAGTCTGTAAATAGCGTTTTTCAAGGAAGTGCATCTGATTTGATTAAACTCTCTATGAACAAAATAGCAAAAGTTATAAAAGATGAAAACTTAGATGCGAAGATGCTTTTGCAGATTCATGATGAACTTATTTTTGAAGTAGATGCTAGTAAAGCAGAGATGCTTGGAGATAAGTTTAAAGATATCATGCAAAGTATTTATGAGTTAAATATTCCACTTAAAGCCACTATGAATATAGGTAATAATTGGGGTCAGTTGAAATAG
- a CDS encoding HDOD domain-containing protein, which yields MKSSIVNSIKSLPALSKTIIDINKVFADPQSGVSDLAKVIERDPMIIANLLKAANSPLYGFAKEIRNASQAVSLFGMSMTRSIAVGHSVKNLLNVDMQPYGISSDRFAEISSLQAGLMLKWYKNIDKQKADKLYLAALLQETGKILIASDIIKDDETISFSSEIETSNNLSIVEKSYVDVSSAEVTAMVFKHWGFADDFIEMIKYSDNPSNAPSEIKEYAMALHIVKTIIPINKPFSEVSINFGLKKAHDAGYNHELLEDAIDDILDVI from the coding sequence GTGAAAAGTTCAATTGTAAATAGTATAAAGTCTCTTCCTGCACTCTCAAAAACGATTATAGATATAAACAAAGTTTTTGCAGACCCTCAATCAGGTGTATCAGACTTAGCAAAAGTTATAGAGCGTGATCCTATGATTATTGCAAATCTTTTAAAAGCTGCTAATTCTCCTCTTTATGGATTTGCTAAAGAGATAAGAAATGCTTCTCAAGCAGTTAGCCTTTTTGGTATGAGTATGACTCGTTCTATAGCAGTAGGACATTCAGTGAAAAATCTTTTAAATGTTGATATGCAACCTTATGGTATTAGTTCTGATAGATTTGCAGAGATATCTTCTTTGCAAGCTGGGCTAATGCTAAAATGGTATAAAAATATTGATAAACAAAAGGCTGATAAACTTTATCTAGCTGCACTTTTACAAGAAACAGGGAAGATACTTATAGCAAGTGATATTATTAAAGATGATGAAACTATTAGTTTTTCATCAGAAATTGAGACATCAAATAACTTGTCAATAGTTGAAAAATCTTATGTAGATGTGAGTAGCGCAGAAGTAACGGCTATGGTTTTTAAACATTGGGGATTTGCTGATGACTTTATTGAGATGATAAAATATTCAGATAATCCATCAAACGCTCCTAGTGAAATAAAGGAGTATGCAATGGCTCTTCATATAGTTAAAACTATAATTCCTATAAACAAGCCTTTCTCAGAAGTATCCATAAATTTTGGACTTAAAAAAGCTCACGATGCAGGTTACAATCATGAACTGCTAGAAGATGCTATAGATGATATATTGGATGTGATATAA